The sequence below is a genomic window from Acidobacteriota bacterium.
GCTTGCGGCGCTTGTTGGCCACCGCCACCACGTCCGCCTCCTCCACCGCCGCCGCCACGTCCGCCTCCGGGTCCACCCTGGTTCGGCGCGACGAGCCTAAGATCCCATACTGCGCGATTGACTCCGGCCTCTTTCGGGCCGGTCATCTCACGTACGACCTTGCCGCTCTTATCGGTGATCGTGATGCTGACATTTCCTTGAGGCGCCGCTTTTAAGTAGTAGTCAATTATCGCGCCATAAGGAGGATTCGGAGATGAAAACCATTTGTGGCCGGTGTTGCCCTTGCGAGTGTACACTCGGAACTGGACAGCGGGCGGCGCATCAAACACGGCGATGTCAGTCGACATCACGGCGTCCGACATTTTTTCAAGCGCGCCGATGTTGTCGAGCACCCACACCGATCGCCCGTGAGTCCCAAGCACCAGGTCGTTGTCGCGAGCCTGTATCTGAATGTCGTCAACTCGCACCATCGGCAAGTTGCCCTTCAGTCTCGACCAGTGTCCGCCGTGATCCAGTGAGGCAAATGCGCCGAACTCGGTGCCCAGAAACAACAGGTTCTGGTTGCGCGGGTGCTCCCGTATGACGCGACAAGTCACGCCCGCCGGCAAATCGCTCTTCAAAGATTTCCAGGTCGCGCCGTAGTCGGTCGAGACAAAGACGTAGGTGCTGTAGTCGTCTCCGCGGTGGCCATCAAACGTCGCGTAGACCGCGCCCTCGGCGAAACGCGACGGAACGACGCGGCTAACGTGAGTGTTCTTTGGCACTCCGGGAACATTGTCGATTACGTTCTTCCAGGTCTTGCCGCCGTCGCGCGACACGTGAAGGTTGCCGTCGTCGGTGCCCGCATACAGCAAGCCTTCTTTGATCGTCGATTCGGCGAGCGTGACTACCTGGCCGAAGGTCTGCACCCCGTCGTGCCGCGAAAGCATGTTTCGGTCTGGAAGCACTCCCATGATCGGGAGTTTGTCGCGGTCCTGGTCCTTCGACAGATCCTCGCTTCGGGTCCACGAATCACCGCGATCGGTGGATCTGAAGACGCGATTTCCGCCGAAGTAGATGGTGCGGTTTTTGTGAGGAGAGATAACGATGGGCGAGTTCCAATCGAATCGATAAGGCTTCTCACCCGCCGAGGGTTCGGGTCTTATGTTGCGCCGCTCGCCGGTCTTAAGCTCCAATCGCCCGACGTTGCCGTCCTGCGACTCGACGTAGACGATGCTCGGGTCACTGGTGTCTATTACAGAATAGAATCCATCACCCCCGCCAGTGCGAAACCATTCATCGTTGGTGATGCCTTCCTGGTTCAGTGTGCCGCTCGGGCCGGCCCAACTCCCGTTGTCCTGAAGCCCGCCGTAAACCATGTAGGGCTTTTGATTGTCGACCGAGATTTCGTAGAACTGTCCAAGCGGAATCGTATTGATGAAATCCCACGAGCGCCCTCGATCGTATGACTGATGAATACCGCCGTCCGAGCCCACAACCATGTGATTCGAGTTCGCAGGGTTGATCCACATCGCGTGATAGTCGCCGTGGATTCGGGTGACAAGGTTTTGAACCCAGGTTTTTCCGCCGTCGTCGGAAGTGAACATGTTGGCGGCTAACTGCCAGAGGCGCTGGTCGTTGTTCGGATCGATTCGGATCTGGCTGTAGTACATCGGCCGGGAATTCACCTCGCTCATCTTCCTCCACGTGTTGCCGCGGTCTTCCGATCTAAACACGCCGCCTTTTGCATTTTCAATTATGGCGTAGACGATGTTCGGATCGCCGCGGTAAATGTCCAGGCCTATCCGTCCGGTGATGCCTTCGGGAAGGTCCCTGGTGAGCCTGCTCCAGGTCGCCCCGCCGTCAATCGTCCTGTGGATTCCGCTGCCCGGTCCGCCCCCGTTGAAGCCCCACGGGGTGCGCCGCCTCTGATATGCGGCGGCGTAGAGCGTTCCCGGGCTCCGCGGATCCATCGCGATATCTATTACGCCGGTGTCTTCGTTGACGAACAGCGACTGCGCCCAGGTCTTTCCGCCGTCGGTTGTCTTGTAGACCCCACGCTCGCGATTGGGTCCCCACAGATGCCCGGCCACCGCCACATAGACGACGTTGGGATCGCGCGGGTCGATGACGATCCGGCCTATGTGCTTCGAGTCCTTCAGCCCCATGTTCTGCCAGGTCTTGCCGCCGTCCAGCGAGCGATAAACGCCGTCGCCCCACGACGAGCTTTGGCGATTGTTGGGCTCGCCGGTTCCGACCCAGACAATGTTCGGATCTGAAGGCGCGATGGAGACGTCACCGATCGACGCCGATCCCTGATCGTCGAAGATGGGCTCGAAGGTCGTGCCGGCGTTGGTCGTCTTCCACAACCCGCCGGTCGCCGCTCCAACGTAAAAGGTTGAAGGGTTGGTTTCGATCACCGCGACGTCGTCGATGCGTCCGCCCATGATTGCGGGACCGATCGCGCGCCACTGCAAATTCTTTAGCGCCGCTTCTTCCGGTCTCAGCTTGCCGTTCTGTCCATACACGCTTCCGCTGGTGGCAAGAACGACTGCCGCAAGTAGAACTAATAGGCGAAGGCAGATCGCCTTGCCCGATGTGTTCAGGCGAATGCTGGTTGTTTTCATAGGGTCCTCTTTAAGGCTGCTCCACTGGTGGTAGGAAGGAAATTGCTTTATTGCGCCGGGAAACTATCACCGGAGTACGCCGGAGTCAAGCGACCAGTTGCCTGCCGAATGCGCGTCAGATTTTCGCGCATGACCATCTCGTCAGAGATTGTGTGAAATCCCCCGCCGGCAGTTTAGGGGGCGCAGTTCATATGGACTGCGGCGGCACCCTGCTACATTTCGCTCAGGCGACACCTACGCCGCCGCTTTCGCTTCGCAGTCGAGACGGTCCACTCTCAAAGAGCGATCCAGCGCCCATCGAAGCCAAAGCGCCGCCGCTGCCAGCGCCAGTCCACTCCTCACTCAAAGACGCAGTCCAAACAATCCCCCCAACGGTTTTCTTGACGCACCCAAAACGATCCACGGTGCAAAACTTGTCATCAGCCGCAGCCGTTGGGATAATCAGCCTTCGTTAACCGAACGGATGCGGAGCAAAAGAGTTTTATTGATGGAACCCGCGGAACAACTTGTCGGAGAATTCTTGACCGAGTATCGGGCAACGGGCGGCTACCTGCGCGAACACGTAGCGCAGCTCGCGGAGTTTGCCCTATCGGAAGATGAGGCGGTCGCGGAAGGGGCCACCAGAGCCGTTTTTACGTCGCTGGTCGAACCACTGGCGGATTCATTCGAGCCCGACGCGGTGAAGCTCTACAACCGAGCGTTTGCGCAAGTCATTCAGATCTGCCGGCGGGACGCTCGCGCCGCGGCGCTCGATGACCAGTTGCAAAAGTTCGGACTGCTAAGCGAAGACGATTTGATTGCTCGCGCGGAGACGCTCCGGATTGTGTCAGGTCTGACTGTGCCGCGCGGCAGTCTCCGGCGCGTAATCGTCCTGTCGCGAGTGACGCTGGGCGCCGATGTCGCGATAACCAGCGTCATAATCGAGCGGTTGAAGCGCGACTTCCCGCAAGCTGACATCGTGCTGGTGGGCGGAAGCAAAGTAGCACAGTTGTTCGGCGGCGACCCGAGGCTAAGCTTTGCGGAGAACAGCTATCGTCGCACCGGCGCCACCATCGCGCGATTGCTCGGCTGGATCGACCTGCTCGAATGCGTGAACGATCTGACGGCCGGCCTGAAGCAGGGCGAGTATTTGATCGTCGATCCGGATACCAGGCTCACCCAGCTTGGGCTCCTGCCGATTACACCGGCTGCCGGCCAGGCCCAACGCGGCCCAGCTTCGGATCAACCGTATCTCGCGGCAGCGCCACAGCGCGACTATCTATTTTTCCCGAGCCGCGAATACGGCTGCGGCACATCGCGCTCGCTCGGCGAATTGACCTCTGCCTGGCTTGACGAGGTGTTCGGAGGGAGCGCTACAACTTTTCCCCGGCTTAGCCTGAGTCGCGAGGACATCGAGACGGCCCGCGCGCT
It includes:
- a CDS encoding glycosyltransferase family 9 protein, with translation MEPAEQLVGEFLTEYRATGGYLREHVAQLAEFALSEDEAVAEGATRAVFTSLVEPLADSFEPDAVKLYNRAFAQVIQICRRDARAAALDDQLQKFGLLSEDDLIARAETLRIVSGLTVPRGSLRRVIVLSRVTLGADVAITSVIIERLKRDFPQADIVLVGGSKVAQLFGGDPRLSFAENSYRRTGATIARLLGWIDLLECVNDLTAGLKQGEYLIVDPDTRLTQLGLLPITPAAGQAQRGPASDQPYLAAAPQRDYLFFPSREYGCGTSRSLGELTSAWLDEVFGGSATTFPRLSLSREDIETARALIDRMKHRLRPIIAINFGVGENQLKRVGGDFEASLVARLIQDGNHIVLDKGAGEDEIGRADAVIARATQIERDGRRVRAVEIDEQSLVGATGFKVTDAEILVWNGGVGMLAALIAASNLYVGYDSAGQHIAAALGVPSIDVFAGFSSPRMIERWRPTGQAETRVLAVDSSRGDRASDVVEKVLGYASELLK